A segment of the Odoribacter splanchnicus DSM 20712 genome:
TGTGAAGGTTCATATACTGGTCGTCTCTGGTTTGGAACATCAGCCGGATTTCCTCTACAGCTGCTTCCACACTGTTTGGGGCCGGAGTCTTTTTAGGGGAAGTTTCATCATGGGGTGTGCTGACCATATTTTGTCCTGTCCGTATCCATTCTTCGGAAATTCCCAAATAGTTACGAAATAATTCCCACTTGATTCCATCGGGTTTCGTCTTGCCTGTCAGATAATTGGATATAGTCGAGGCGGAGAGGTTCAGATCGTGTGCGATCCGGTATTTAGAAATCTTTCTGGTTTCTAAATATTCCTGCAACCTTTCTTGTTGTTCCGGCGAAAGTTTTTCCATACGAATCTTTTTTTGATATATATTGAAAATAATTCAAGATTTGCTTGTTTTTATTGCAGAATTGTACTATTTTTGCAAAATTGAATATACACAAATATAAGAAAATATTACCGGATTTTTATCTGTTTTGATAATTGTTTGGTAAAAGTAGTTTATTGTTTAGTTTTCAATAAATTGTGGGAGTGTTTGCTGGAAGCAGAAAGAGCGGGGGCGTTGGAAAATAGGTCCGATTATAGGGTTTTGCTATCTGTTTGGAGGCTAAAAGAGGAGAGTTACTGAAATAGGGTGTGTTACAATATTGGAATATTGTTCTGCTTTATAATGTAAAATAGTGTTTAACTTTTTTTTAACCGCTTGCCAGACAGGAAAATATTGTAATCCA
Coding sequences within it:
- a CDS encoding helix-turn-helix domain-containing protein, which gives rise to MEKLSPEQQERLQEYLETRKISKYRIAHDLNLSASTISNYLTGKTKPDGIKWELFRNYLGISEEWIRTGQNMVSTPHDETSPKKTPAPNSVEAAVEEIRLMFQTRDDQYMNLHKDLEKLFRMQQELLTTLSALLPKLKK